In Brevibacillus brevis NBRC 100599, a single genomic region encodes these proteins:
- the edeI gene encoding edeine biosynthesis hybrid PKS-NRPS EdeI — protein sequence MSLLKKYILEQVAAHRLHEKEALPLLKELSSANVNTRQDIAIIGMACRFPGANSLEEYWNNLKQGHDSISDIPAARRPDVERVAREFFNDTDFQYERMGYLEHVDLFDHAFFEISPAEARTMDPYQRMFLELAWETFEHAGYSEKMISGSPTGVFLGYCDNESQYQRVLKNVDSSSLAGNVAAIIASRISYLLNLSGPSQLINTSCSSSLVALHQACQAIGNNDCRMALVGGVNLSLFPIQQDTDFGIVSVDRKTKAFDDFADGTVWGEGLGAVLLKSYDQAVRDNDYIHAVIKSTAVNCDGRSTSITAPNAISQSALLRTTWERARINPESISYIEAHGTGTRLGDPVEIEGIMHAFQKVSKRKQFCAIGSVKSNIGHTIAASGVAGIIKTVLMMKHRQIPPTLHVKRPNTLIPFIDSPVYINDVLKAWDVEADQPVRRAGISAFGLSGTNAHVILEEPPGREAIAGSESGNYLITLSAKTSESLWDLLEKYQTFLSGPSEHSLLDMCATANMGRGHYRYRLAFVINSKEDFLQKIHCLCAGERMEDGAPLVDGNQVFYGVLNSRGESSSPISMQIDSSDPVEMAKQYVRGVPINWLEYYRPVKWKKVPLPTYSFAKTRHWVQTDQPANNMVEQSNAVASVAAQENETADVHKIASTFFTFGEMLLTQVNVQKQTSLEEDETFYSGLLSLECFKQLGAFHKQTQTYSLEELGEAVRFDGKNEHFFQVMLELVVKASLVEPVEGTYRLTAHAEGLDAEAFYQDCLDRYPNEHDTFSQLKACFAHYSTSMTGQDVFVTNDGSSDLYKSYADRITLGNPSGLMAVETIAQYIHSFSRPVRILELGGGSSGLTRLLLPKIEKQDVTYLFTDGEQSSLADAEKEFQEVYPFVQFRLFNMEQTPAEQGFDLHAYDVIIANNAIHRTKDVRASLSIVHQLLAEQGVLFAIELVKNRSTANVIGGLAADWWQHEDTELRPQGRLMDPLRWEKALRDTNYQSVAIYPSSTAMGDLSDSALLIGHSAYTPQEYREWLYQIHWQTKELITNQQTQRPGIWLVLQDEGGVGETLADAMSSDGHEVFRLRSGEAFASVSSHEFILDPSQPADLRRVFESLGDKKERLTGIIHLWSLTSGVQQPNDLRQLEALESAQPLGVYSLYHLTQALLELDLKQVLDLRIVSNYAQAVDENGPVFPEKAPLFGLAKVISQENPKLQCFSLDLATEGRSTSQLVGQLLAEIRCNRDDTLVAYRGNRIVPEMNRCDIDKVPKRPVEIRENGVYLIAGGTGKLGLAFSKYLAAQKNVTLVLINRSPLPPNHEWQARLQHPDCSAAEARKLKALLELEEMGAQVVCYAADVSDRQQMEDISEQVRARYGPINGIIQSAAHITFETIQKKKFSDFQNGLKAKLAGTVILDQIAEPEHLDFFVIFSSLASIWGGATGSDYVSSNCFLDAYSAARSRTGRPTIALNWYAFEGITGPGFIGYMPMDGAIQAFAASLSCQAEHLIIGQFDLQVLKEWAPSLKVKLGDSIFASEKSRKEREVPTEVTMQNRVVLSGREEGDHYTSLELALGQIWSDVLGYTELSIDDDFFRLGGDSLLAIGIVSRVSKQMQKEITITNLFQTPTIRQLAVLMAPNEETAVSAIPVAEYREAYPATSSQQRIYVLEQMQEGAVAYNIPTVMMLEGELDKEAFERAFISLVQRHESLRTSFSIVDGALMQTVQPSVDFTLAYSEVDENDAKRTVEQFIRPFDLSKAPLVRGMLIRIDVNKHLLLFDMHHIISDGVSINILIREFFQLYQGLELPELRIQYKDYSVWQTEQLGNGVLAAQEKFWQGELDGELPVLNLPTDYPRPSVQSFDGDVLTFEIPQEMTQKILALAKNNGATLYMTLLGALSIMLSKYAGEEDIIIGSPVAGRHHADLENIVGVFLNTLAMRNFPRSDRTVADFLQEVKERALAALSHADYPFEMLVDRLTLPKDTARNPLFDVMFILQNTGDAKGSMSANGLTLSPYPFEQRSAQFDLTFDIIEREQRLIVDIEYSNKLFSKETIASMSTHFQKILEQMVEDPEQLIGKMSMLAAEERMLLIDQWNDTSLEYSREKTVVQLFEEVAEKHPNALAVSCGDEKVTYAELNKRANQVARLMKQHGVTADTCVGLLTNRSVEMMVGLMAILKAGAAFVPIDPHYPEERISYVLENSMTPLVLTHDSLAEKQWGSVVRVDVNDPRIETEDDSNLPPQATPGDLAYVIYTSGSTGKPKGVMVEHGNLMSFCSGIGEHIDFASADKMLAVTTISFDIFLLETIVPLTKGMTVVIATEQQQADPQVLKELILQEEITFLQLTPSRLQLMLEEKSNLHALDSLKAILIGGEALSKSLFQRLRTQTKARLYNLYGPTETTIWSTVQDLTDAEEVTIGAPLPNTQVYILDEHLQVQPMKINGDLYIAGDGVTRGYFGQPTLTAERYIPNPFQPGQRMYKTGDLARWMPDGRIEYVGRSDFQCKVRGYRIELGEIETALSQHPDITEAVVSVRDTASNPYLAAYYMAKRTLDSDELRAMLSKSLPDYMIPHFYTHMNMWPLTPNGKLDRKSLPEPDSLQDKHIEYQAPATRLEEQVAGIWQEVLKREMVGMQDNFFQIGGNSLLLVQVHAKLEQLYPGRVRIADLFAHPTLSSLTNFLKNTALDLADEQGESDTATYWLKELDRVSLIELSPEYWASGEANVDTSWVQFSLIDDLFENVQQVSQMEAVEVRDVLLSMYLYLMAELTGQQDLYMEVAVARELQMNVYPFRVNMSEVNTFFDLFKQVQHKRQFIEKLTGDASLWLEKLRIERNDGTIIPLFGGVNAFTDASFTHHEHELAFWIKEGNNVIDIVCAFDPKCLRAEKVTEMTQDYQQLLKMLVNEYMT from the coding sequence ATGAGTTTGCTAAAAAAATACATCTTGGAGCAAGTGGCAGCTCATCGATTGCATGAAAAGGAAGCACTTCCTTTGCTGAAAGAATTGTCCTCTGCCAACGTAAATACGCGCCAAGATATCGCAATCATCGGTATGGCTTGTCGTTTTCCTGGAGCCAACAGCCTCGAAGAATACTGGAACAATTTGAAACAGGGGCACGATTCGATCAGTGATATCCCGGCTGCTAGGCGTCCAGATGTCGAGAGGGTCGCGAGAGAATTTTTTAACGACACAGATTTTCAGTATGAGCGGATGGGTTATCTCGAACATGTGGATTTATTTGATCACGCGTTTTTCGAGATATCACCTGCTGAGGCTCGAACCATGGATCCTTATCAACGGATGTTTCTCGAGTTGGCTTGGGAAACATTTGAACATGCCGGGTATAGCGAGAAGATGATCAGCGGTTCTCCTACCGGCGTATTTCTAGGATATTGTGACAATGAATCACAATACCAGCGTGTGCTGAAAAACGTTGATTCGTCCTCGCTGGCTGGCAACGTTGCAGCAATTATCGCTTCCCGGATTTCCTATTTGCTGAATTTATCAGGTCCGAGCCAACTGATTAATACATCTTGCTCTTCCTCCTTGGTCGCTCTGCACCAAGCATGTCAGGCCATTGGAAATAACGATTGTCGAATGGCTCTCGTAGGTGGAGTTAACCTTTCCCTGTTTCCGATTCAACAAGATACGGACTTTGGCATCGTTTCCGTAGATCGCAAAACCAAAGCTTTTGATGACTTTGCTGATGGAACCGTGTGGGGAGAAGGTCTTGGGGCTGTTCTTTTGAAGTCATACGATCAAGCAGTTAGAGACAATGACTATATCCATGCCGTGATCAAAAGCACAGCGGTCAATTGTGATGGCCGTTCTACCAGCATTACTGCGCCCAATGCGATTTCTCAGTCTGCTTTGTTGCGAACAACATGGGAGCGGGCGCGAATCAATCCAGAGAGCATCTCCTATATTGAGGCACATGGGACCGGGACTAGATTAGGCGACCCTGTCGAGATTGAGGGGATCATGCATGCCTTTCAGAAAGTTTCAAAACGCAAGCAATTTTGCGCAATAGGCTCGGTTAAAAGTAATATCGGGCATACGATAGCGGCATCAGGTGTGGCTGGGATCATTAAAACAGTTCTGATGATGAAGCATCGCCAGATTCCGCCGACGCTGCATGTGAAACGGCCGAATACCTTAATTCCTTTTATTGATTCGCCTGTTTATATAAATGATGTGTTAAAGGCTTGGGATGTAGAGGCTGACCAGCCTGTGAGGAGAGCCGGGATAAGCGCATTCGGCCTGAGCGGGACAAACGCCCACGTCATCTTGGAAGAGCCTCCTGGGCGCGAGGCGATAGCCGGTTCAGAATCTGGCAATTACCTCATTACGTTATCTGCCAAAACAAGTGAGTCGCTCTGGGATTTGCTCGAGAAATACCAAACATTTTTATCAGGACCTTCTGAGCATTCCCTTTTGGATATGTGCGCTACTGCTAATATGGGGCGCGGACACTATCGGTATCGCCTTGCCTTCGTTATCAACAGCAAAGAGGACTTTTTGCAGAAGATCCATTGCCTGTGCGCGGGAGAACGGATGGAGGACGGTGCTCCGCTTGTTGATGGGAACCAGGTGTTCTACGGAGTACTGAATTCCCGTGGGGAAAGTTCATCGCCGATCAGCATGCAAATAGACAGCTCTGACCCTGTAGAAATGGCAAAACAGTACGTACGAGGAGTGCCAATCAATTGGCTTGAATACTACCGTCCAGTCAAATGGAAAAAGGTACCTTTACCAACCTATAGCTTTGCCAAAACCCGTCACTGGGTGCAAACGGATCAACCCGCAAACAACATGGTTGAGCAGTCCAATGCTGTAGCATCTGTAGCGGCTCAAGAGAACGAAACTGCTGATGTGCATAAAATTGCTTCCACCTTCTTTACTTTTGGAGAAATGTTACTGACTCAGGTGAATGTCCAAAAGCAAACGAGTTTGGAAGAGGATGAAACTTTTTATTCCGGCTTGTTATCGCTTGAATGCTTCAAGCAACTAGGCGCTTTCCACAAGCAGACGCAAACGTATTCGCTGGAAGAATTGGGTGAAGCTGTAAGGTTCGATGGAAAAAATGAACACTTCTTCCAAGTCATGCTTGAACTTGTCGTTAAAGCCTCCCTGGTTGAACCCGTTGAAGGGACATACCGTCTAACTGCACATGCAGAGGGTCTTGATGCGGAAGCGTTTTATCAGGATTGTCTGGATCGCTATCCAAATGAGCATGATACGTTCTCTCAATTGAAAGCGTGTTTTGCCCATTACTCAACGAGCATGACGGGGCAAGACGTATTCGTGACGAACGACGGTTCTTCTGACTTATATAAGTCGTATGCGGATCGCATTACTCTTGGAAACCCTTCTGGACTTATGGCAGTGGAAACCATTGCTCAATACATCCATTCGTTTAGCCGTCCCGTTCGAATTCTGGAGCTCGGAGGCGGTTCCAGCGGTCTTACTCGCTTATTGCTGCCGAAAATTGAGAAACAAGATGTCACCTATCTGTTTACGGACGGTGAGCAATCGTCTCTCGCAGATGCAGAAAAAGAGTTCCAAGAAGTATACCCGTTTGTGCAGTTCCGCCTGTTCAACATGGAGCAGACCCCAGCCGAACAAGGCTTCGATCTGCATGCTTACGATGTGATTATCGCGAATAACGCTATACACAGGACGAAGGATGTTCGGGCATCCTTATCGATTGTGCATCAGTTGCTTGCAGAGCAAGGTGTGCTGTTTGCAATCGAGCTCGTGAAAAATCGCTCAACGGCAAATGTGATCGGGGGGCTTGCCGCAGACTGGTGGCAGCACGAAGACACCGAGCTGCGACCGCAAGGCAGACTGATGGATCCCTTACGTTGGGAAAAGGCGCTTCGAGATACGAACTATCAATCGGTTGCCATTTATCCGTCGTCAACAGCGATGGGTGATCTGTCTGATTCAGCGCTATTGATCGGACATTCAGCGTATACGCCACAAGAGTATCGGGAGTGGCTCTACCAGATCCATTGGCAAACGAAAGAGCTGATAACCAATCAGCAGACCCAGCGTCCCGGGATCTGGCTCGTACTTCAAGATGAAGGCGGTGTAGGAGAAACACTGGCTGACGCGATGTCATCGGACGGACATGAAGTGTTCAGACTTCGCAGCGGTGAGGCTTTTGCCTCTGTTTCTTCCCACGAGTTTATCCTAGACCCTAGCCAGCCGGCAGATTTGCGGCGTGTGTTCGAGAGCCTCGGGGACAAAAAGGAAAGGCTGACTGGGATTATCCATTTATGGAGCTTGACCTCGGGCGTCCAACAGCCAAATGATCTCAGACAGCTTGAAGCTCTTGAGTCTGCGCAACCTCTGGGAGTTTACAGTCTGTATCATTTGACACAAGCGTTGCTTGAGCTGGATCTGAAGCAGGTGCTTGATTTACGGATCGTTTCGAACTACGCACAAGCAGTAGATGAAAACGGACCTGTTTTTCCAGAAAAAGCTCCCTTGTTCGGTCTAGCCAAGGTGATTTCGCAGGAAAATCCAAAACTGCAGTGCTTTAGCCTGGATCTCGCAACAGAGGGGCGTTCAACATCGCAATTGGTAGGCCAGCTTCTAGCGGAAATTCGCTGCAATCGAGATGACACATTGGTTGCCTATAGAGGAAATCGCATCGTACCTGAAATGAATCGCTGCGATATCGATAAAGTTCCGAAACGGCCTGTAGAGATACGTGAAAATGGTGTTTACTTGATCGCCGGAGGTACCGGAAAACTGGGCCTGGCATTTAGTAAGTATCTGGCCGCTCAAAAAAATGTGACGCTCGTGCTGATTAATCGTTCGCCACTTCCACCTAACCACGAGTGGCAAGCGCGTTTACAACACCCAGACTGCAGTGCTGCTGAGGCACGAAAGCTGAAAGCCCTGCTGGAGCTAGAGGAAATGGGAGCGCAGGTAGTCTGCTACGCAGCCGACGTGTCAGACCGTCAGCAAATGGAGGATATTTCCGAGCAAGTCCGTGCTCGTTACGGACCGATCAACGGCATTATCCAATCCGCGGCGCATATCACCTTTGAGACGATTCAGAAGAAGAAGTTTTCCGATTTTCAAAATGGTTTGAAAGCGAAGTTGGCGGGCACAGTCATACTCGATCAGATAGCTGAACCGGAGCATTTGGATTTCTTTGTGATCTTCTCATCACTTGCTTCGATTTGGGGTGGGGCGACTGGAAGTGACTATGTCTCGTCCAACTGCTTCTTGGATGCCTATAGTGCAGCTCGCAGTCGAACAGGAAGACCAACGATAGCTTTGAACTGGTATGCGTTTGAAGGGATAACAGGTCCTGGTTTTATCGGATACATGCCGATGGATGGCGCAATCCAAGCCTTCGCTGCTTCGCTGTCTTGCCAAGCTGAGCACCTGATCATTGGGCAGTTTGATTTGCAAGTGCTGAAGGAATGGGCACCGTCTCTGAAAGTAAAGCTCGGAGATTCGATATTTGCAAGCGAAAAGTCTCGTAAAGAACGCGAAGTACCTACAGAAGTGACCATGCAAAACCGTGTTGTTTTGTCTGGTAGGGAGGAAGGCGATCACTACACTTCGCTGGAGCTTGCCTTAGGCCAGATTTGGTCTGATGTTCTGGGTTACACCGAATTGAGCATCGACGACGACTTCTTCAGACTGGGTGGCGATTCTCTTTTGGCAATTGGGATCGTTTCCCGTGTCTCCAAGCAGATGCAAAAAGAGATAACGATCACCAACCTGTTTCAGACACCGACGATCCGTCAATTGGCTGTGTTGATGGCTCCGAATGAAGAAACAGCCGTGTCAGCGATTCCTGTAGCGGAGTATCGGGAAGCTTACCCCGCCACCTCGTCTCAGCAGAGAATTTATGTGCTGGAACAAATGCAGGAAGGGGCAGTCGCCTACAACATCCCTACAGTCATGATGCTTGAAGGAGAGCTGGACAAAGAGGCTTTCGAACGTGCATTTATCTCGCTGGTACAGCGTCATGAGTCGTTGCGCACCTCGTTTTCCATCGTGGATGGAGCATTGATGCAAACCGTTCAACCGAGCGTAGATTTTACGTTGGCGTATAGTGAAGTCGACGAGAACGATGCCAAGAGAACGGTCGAACAATTCATTCGACCATTTGATTTGTCAAAAGCGCCGCTTGTTCGCGGGATGCTCATTCGCATAGATGTCAACAAACACTTGTTACTGTTCGACATGCATCACATTATTTCCGATGGTGTATCCATCAACATTTTGATCCGTGAGTTCTTCCAATTGTATCAGGGACTCGAGTTGCCTGAGCTGCGAATTCAATATAAAGACTATAGCGTGTGGCAAACCGAACAACTTGGAAATGGGGTATTGGCCGCTCAGGAGAAATTCTGGCAGGGAGAGTTGGATGGAGAACTTCCTGTGCTTAATCTGCCTACGGACTACCCTCGACCGTCTGTCCAGAGCTTTGACGGAGATGTCCTAACCTTTGAGATTCCTCAAGAAATGACCCAGAAGATACTGGCACTGGCAAAAAACAATGGGGCAACCTTGTACATGACGCTATTGGGCGCGCTCAGCATTATGTTGTCGAAATACGCTGGCGAAGAAGACATTATCATCGGATCGCCAGTGGCTGGCCGTCATCATGCAGACCTGGAAAACATTGTGGGTGTCTTTCTGAACACACTGGCGATGAGAAATTTCCCGCGAAGCGATCGAACCGTGGCGGATTTCCTTCAGGAAGTAAAAGAACGGGCACTGGCGGCGCTCTCTCATGCCGACTATCCGTTCGAAATGCTGGTGGATCGTCTGACACTGCCCAAAGATACAGCGCGTAACCCATTGTTTGATGTGATGTTCATTTTGCAAAATACCGGCGACGCGAAGGGTAGCATGAGTGCAAATGGGCTGACGCTCTCACCTTATCCTTTTGAACAGCGCTCTGCCCAGTTTGATCTGACCTTTGACATCATTGAACGAGAACAGCGCCTGATTGTCGATATCGAGTACAGCAACAAGCTATTCAGCAAAGAGACGATCGCGTCAATGTCCACACACTTCCAGAAGATTCTGGAGCAAATGGTGGAGGATCCTGAACAGTTGATCGGCAAGATGTCCATGCTGGCAGCAGAAGAACGCATGCTGCTGATTGACCAATGGAATGACACGAGTTTGGAATACTCTCGTGAAAAAACGGTCGTCCAGCTCTTTGAAGAAGTAGCGGAAAAACACCCGAACGCGTTAGCAGTTTCATGCGGAGATGAGAAAGTTACTTATGCGGAATTAAATAAGCGAGCCAATCAAGTTGCCCGTTTGATGAAGCAACACGGCGTCACTGCTGATACTTGCGTGGGCCTTCTGACGAATCGCTCCGTGGAAATGATGGTCGGGCTCATGGCGATCTTGAAAGCGGGGGCTGCGTTTGTTCCGATTGATCCGCACTATCCAGAAGAACGCATCTCCTATGTTTTGGAAAACAGCATGACTCCCCTTGTGTTAACCCACGATTCTCTGGCAGAGAAGCAGTGGGGAAGTGTTGTCCGGGTGGACGTAAACGATCCCCGGATAGAGACGGAAGACGACTCCAATCTTCCGCCACAGGCTACACCTGGTGATCTCGCCTATGTCATTTACACATCGGGTTCTACAGGCAAGCCTAAAGGCGTCATGGTTGAGCACGGCAATTTGATGAGCTTCTGCTCAGGGATCGGAGAACACATCGATTTTGCCAGCGCAGACAAAATGCTGGCTGTGACAACGATTTCGTTTGATATTTTTCTGCTTGAAACGATTGTGCCGCTGACGAAAGGGATGACTGTAGTCATTGCAACCGAGCAGCAGCAAGCAGACCCGCAGGTGCTCAAGGAGTTGATTTTGCAGGAAGAAATCACATTCCTTCAACTGACTCCATCCCGGCTGCAGCTCATGCTGGAAGAGAAGAGCAACTTGCATGCACTTGACAGCCTGAAAGCGATCCTGATTGGAGGAGAGGCGCTTTCAAAGTCTTTGTTCCAAAGGCTTCGCACACAAACGAAGGCGAGACTTTACAATCTGTACGGTCCGACTGAAACAACGATTTGGTCTACGGTGCAGGACTTGACCGACGCAGAGGAAGTAACGATTGGTGCGCCGTTGCCCAATACACAAGTCTACATCCTCGATGAGCATCTCCAAGTGCAGCCGATGAAGATCAATGGCGATCTTTATATTGCAGGAGATGGGGTAACGAGAGGGTACTTTGGCCAGCCAACGCTGACGGCTGAGCGCTATATTCCTAATCCGTTTCAACCTGGTCAACGCATGTACAAAACAGGTGATCTCGCGAGATGGATGCCAGACGGGCGTATTGAATACGTGGGACGATCTGACTTTCAGTGCAAAGTGCGCGGTTATCGCATCGAATTGGGTGAGATAGAAACTGCCCTCTCTCAGCATCCGGATATTACGGAAGCAGTGGTCAGTGTGCGAGATACCGCCAGCAATCCTTACCTGGCTGCCTACTATATGGCGAAGCGAACGTTGGACAGTGATGAATTGCGTGCGATGCTGAGCAAAAGTTTACCCGATTACATGATTCCACATTTCTATACGCATATGAATATGTGGCCGCTGACACCAAACGGAAAGTTGGATCGCAAATCATTGCCAGAGCCTGATTCACTCCAAGACAAGCACATCGAATATCAAGCCCCGGCTACCAGACTGGAAGAACAGGTGGCGGGCATCTGGCAGGAAGTGCTTAAACGTGAAATGGTCGGTATGCAGGATAACTTCTTCCAAATAGGCGGTAATTCGCTTTTACTGGTACAAGTTCATGCCAAGCTTGAACAGCTTTACCCTGGACGGGTTCGAATTGCCGATTTGTTCGCTCATCCTACGCTGTCTAGCCTGACCAACTTTTTGAAGAATACCGCTTTAGACCTGGCAGATGAACAAGGGGAATCTGATACGGCTACCTATTGGTTGAAGGAGCTGGATCGTGTCTCGCTGATAGAGTTGTCGCCTGAGTATTGGGCTAGTGGAGAAGCGAATGTGGACACAAGCTGGGTCCAATTCTCACTTATTGATGATCTGTTTGAAAATGTTCAGCAGGTAAGTCAAATGGAAGCAGTTGAGGTACGAGACGTTCTGCTTTCGATGTACCTATACCTCATGGCGGAATTGACAGGACAGCAGGATCTTTATATGGAAGTGGCTGTCGCCAGGGAGCTGCAGATGAATGTCTATCCATTCCGGGTGAACATGTCAGAGGTCAATACCTTCTTCGATCTATTTAAGCAGGTGCAGCACAAACGACAGTTCATCGAGAAATTGACGGGAGACGCCTCGTTGTGGCTTGAAAAATTGCGGATAGAACGCAACGACGGAACGATTATTCCATTATTTGGCGGTGTCAATGCGTTTACAGATGCATCGTTTACACACCATGAACATGAGCTTGCCTTCTGGATCAAGGAAGGAAACAACGTGATTGATATCGTGTGTGCGTTCGACCCTAAATGCCTCCGGGCAGAAAAAGTCACGGAGATGACCCAGGATTACCAGCAATTGCTCAAGATGCTAGTGAATGAATACATGACATAG